DNA sequence from the Salvia splendens isolate huo1 chromosome 19, SspV2, whole genome shotgun sequence genome:
TGTGGTATaaggttttcttgatttgtgaGAAATCTTCAAAACCCAAAATGTCCCGAATTTGCCCTCAACTTCCCCCAACTGCCATTTTCGCAGGGCATCCACTACAAACTCCGATCTGAGCTTTCCGATTTTTGTGAGAACTGTTGGAAACGATTTTTGTCCTACAATTTCTCAGCAATCACAGTACAAAAGCGCTTCCACCACAACAAAACTTGAAAGCTACTGTGCGTTAGCCTTTTCCTATGTTTGGTAGGGGTTTCCATTATCAGCTGACCCGGTAAAAAATCGCCGAGTTTCATGGGAAGTGAGATAATTTTCTGAGATTGAGCCAAAACACTATCAGGGGAATTTTGTGGTATaaggttttcttgatttgtgaGAAATCTTCAAAACCCAAAATGTCCCGAATTTGCCCTCAACTTCCCCCAACTGCCATTTTCGCAGGGCATCCACTACAAACTCCGATCTGAGCTTTCCGATTTTTGTGAGAACTGTTGGAAACGATTTTTGTCCTACAATTTCTCAGCAATCACGGTACCAAAGCGCTTCCACCACAACAAAACTTGAAAGCTACTGCTGATCTAGACAGTCTGAGATAGGTGCGTCGGTGGCTTTGACCACAAAATTATCCCACTATTTCGTCGCCCTAATTGGGAAATTTCCCCCCAGATTTGATGTTCGATAAATTCTTTTCACAGTTGTTGCATTGTTtgctaatttttcttttttctttaattttcacAGTTTTGGTCTGATTGTGCGAAGATATCATCGCAACGCAGCGAATCTCGATTTTTCTTCAGGTAACCCTCTCTCCCTCCTGGTTTGGGACTGTGTTTTCATAAGGATTGTTTAAGATTATTTCCTCAGTTTGCCTTGGCAGATCGATTTTTGTCAAATACTTCATTTACTGGCTGTTACATTTGTATATGTGGTTGTTACCATTTTAGCTGTGGGTTTCAATATGTTTGTGTACCCTGGAGTCAGTTGTTTGTTGTCATAATTTGAGTTGTTATATTGGCGGGTGATGCCATATTTGTGTTTGCTTGTTCAATGTGTGTTTGTTCTGTTTGTTTATGTTAGTGCAAGCAACATGATACTCTGATGACATTTGATGATATTCATGTTTTATTATGAATCGTCATTGATGTCATCCGAATCTCCAACCACCCCTTTGTATAGGATGGATAACAACAGACAGCGAAAACGGAAGGAGACCGAGACTGTTGTTATTATGCTCGAGGATATCGTCCGTACCCAACAACAAAACTTACTCACGATCTATAACATGGTCCGTACTGTTATGGACTCGCCAAATAGTGCAAGTGATGACCGTGCACCTATTACATACAGTCTGACTGAAAAAATTCCTGCTCAAGTGAGGCTCATGGATCGACTGTTTGGCGTTACCGACGGAGATTGCATCAGCAATCTCCGAATGGACCGCAATGCATTTGGCCGGTTATGTCGCATTCTCCGCGATAGGTGTGGGATGGTTGATCAGAGATACGTCCATGTCGAGGAGCAGACAGCAATGTTTCTGGCCACTCTTGCGCACCACAAGAAAACTCGAATTGTTGgtttcgatttcaataggtctggGTATACTGTAAGCCATTACATGCACGAGGTGATGCGAGCTGTTATTCATCTCCATAGTATCCTATTAGTAGAGCCCACACCGGTTGATGACACATGTGATGATCCACGATGGAATTGGTTTAAGGTAATCTGTATTTCTTTGAATAATCTATGTTTCTTTGATGAGGGTCAggattattttgtttgtttcagGGGTGCCTCGGTGCACTAGATGAGACTTATATAAATGTGCGTGTAAGCACTGCCGATGCTCCTCGTTATAGGTCACGAAAAGGTCAGATTGCAACAAACACACTTGCCGTCTGTGATAGGTTCCTTAGGTTCGTCAATGTTTTACCTGGATGGGAGGGCTCTGTCGCTGACTCCAGGGTTCTTCGCGACGCCGTTACTCGACCAAACGGACTGAAAGTCCGTAGAGGTCAGTTTTAGTACGCTCTCTTAAACTCTTGTTTTTCTTCATATAGTAAAATGTTTCTGTAAACAGGTTCTTATTACCTGTGCGACAACGGCTACGCTAACAGCGAAGGCTTCTTAACGCCTTTCAAGGGTGTTAGGTACCATCTCAAAGAGTGGGGGCCCCAGACACAGAGGCCGAGTAGTCCAAAAAAACAATACAACATGCGCCGTACAATGGCTCGAAACGTAATT
Encoded proteins:
- the LOC121778917 gene encoding protein ANTAGONIST OF LIKE HETEROCHROMATIN PROTEIN 1-like, giving the protein MVRTVMDSPNSASDDRAPITYSLTEKIPAQVRLMDRLFGVTDGDCISNLRMDRNAFGRLCRILRDRCGMVDQRYVHVEEQTAMFLATLAHHKKTRIVGFDFNRSGYTVSHYMHEVMRAVIHLHSILLVEPTPVDDTCDDPRWNWFKGCLGALDETYINVRVSTADAPRYRSRKGQIATNTLAVCDRFLRFVNVLPGWEGSVADSRVLRDAVTRPNGLKVRRGSYYLCDNGYANSEGFLTPFKGVRYHLKEWGPQTQRPSSPKKQYNMRRTMARNVIERAFAVLKMRWGILRSASFYPIETQTRLIMTCFILHNYIRGEMQVDPVEQEMDGDGIEGDGGQPTDSEDLSQVQYVDAVESTAEWNQMRQDLAQYMWQNQ